One genomic window of Prochlorococcus marinus str. NATL2A includes the following:
- a CDS encoding aminoglycoside phosphotransferase family protein, with translation MNHKLITNHIKNKIKGNYLKSSNQRWEVPSLIKCNSNNLFVFPFCEGFWRAMEYIDDTFNFDILEDNKMAYQTGLGLAKFHEICSDIDLAKLENTIKDFHDTKKYIDQFHMTIKDFNFIKLDDNVNKRVQNLIDSLSNHILYIESLLGYLNKKSIQPCLIHGDPKLSNFLFDIQNKYVVSLIDLDTVSSGCLPTDLADCIRSICNIAGEDPDNIENVFFDVDCFNYFLKGYFSSSNKNYDYGFGLLLEFIYLIIVELIIRFLNDFLQSNRYFKVKYQTHNLYRAEVQYRLLASFITQIPTLSNSLLGIGISSNSNFVFDVQNIV, from the coding sequence ATGAATCATAAATTAATAACTAATCATATTAAAAATAAAATTAAAGGAAATTATCTTAAATCTAGCAATCAAAGATGGGAAGTTCCAAGTTTAATTAAGTGTAATTCTAATAACCTTTTTGTATTTCCTTTTTGCGAAGGTTTTTGGCGAGCTATGGAATATATAGATGACACTTTTAACTTTGATATTTTAGAAGATAATAAAATGGCTTATCAAACTGGTCTTGGTCTTGCTAAGTTTCATGAAATATGCTCTGATATTGACCTTGCAAAATTAGAAAATACTATTAAAGATTTTCATGATACAAAAAAATACATTGATCAATTTCATATGACTATTAAAGATTTTAACTTTATTAAATTAGACGATAATGTAAATAAAAGGGTTCAAAATTTAATTGATAGTTTATCCAATCATATCTTATATATTGAATCTTTATTAGGATATTTAAATAAAAAATCAATACAACCTTGTTTAATTCATGGTGATCCGAAGTTAAGTAATTTTCTTTTTGATATTCAAAATAAATATGTTGTTTCTTTGATTGATCTAGATACTGTATCTTCTGGTTGTTTGCCTACTGATTTGGCTGATTGTATTCGATCCATTTGTAATATTGCTGGCGAGGATCCAGATAATATAGAGAATGTATTTTTTGATGTCGATTGTTTTAATTATTTTCTCAAAGGTTATTTCTCTTCTTCTAATAAAAATTATGATTACGGTTTTGGTCTCCTTCTCGAATTTATTTATTTGATAATTGTTGAATTAATTATTAGATTCCTGAATGACTTTTTACAATCAAATAGGTACTTCAAAGTAAAATATCAAACTCACAATCTATATAGAGCAGAGGTGCAATATCGATTGCTTGCTAGTTTCATTACTCAAATTCCTACTTTGTCAAATTCACTTCTTGGAATTGGGATTTCTTCAAACTCAAATTTTGTCTTCGATGTACAAAATATTGTTTAG